CCGCACCGCGACGGCAGCCCTGATCGCCTCGTAATCGGCCTTCTTCAGGACACGCCGGGTCACGAGATCCTCCGGGGAGCCGTAGGGCCGGAACGCGACGATCCGGCGCCCGATCATGCCGGCCCCGAGGGCGTTCAGCTCCTCGACGGACGCCGTGTTGAGGTCGACGCCCTGGCCTGGAGAAGCTGGCGGCTGGCCGGAGCCCGGCGCGCCCTCGGCCTGCTGCGGCGGCGCCGCCGGCTTCGCCACCCCGCTTGCCGCGGGGGCATCCGGCGACGCTGCCGGCGATGCGGGCGGGGTTGCCGCCAGGGACGACGGGGGGGCGGCTGTCGCGTTCCGCGGTGCCGGGGCGACGCGCTGGGCGGATCCGGCGTTCGGCCCCGGATAGACGGACCGGATGGCCTCGCCCTGCGGGTCGATCCCGGATCGGTCCTGCTTGGACACGGGAATCGGTGTGGACGCTTGCCTGTCGCGGCTCGCGTGAGGGCGGGGCCCGTAGGAGATCCAGAGGCCCGCCAGGACGACTGCGGCCGCCGCCAGACCGGCGCTGATGGACAGCGTGGATCGGCTCATTCTCACAACCTCCTCTTGGCGGGCGGGGCACTGTCCCACGGCGATGGCACTGTCGAGGCGGGCTAACCCAGCCCGAGCGGCATCGCCATCCGCCGCGTGAGGTTCGCTGATCCGAATCGTGCGGCGCGCTGGCGCAGCTCACGGTCGCGCGGGCCGCGCGGCGAGGCGGCCGGCGTCGTCGCCCGCGCGGGGCCGCACGTCTGATAACGCCGCAGCGCGG
This genomic window from Methylobacterium oryzae contains:
- a CDS encoding helix-hairpin-helix domain-containing protein; the protein is MAKPAAPPQQAEGAPGSGQPPASPGQGVDLNTASVEELNALGAGMIGRRIVAFRPYGSPEDLVTRRVLKKADYEAIRAAVAVRQTESAGAGRPD